GGGAGTAACCCATCCAGCCGATCAGGCCAACGACGCCCAGGACGACGACGGCGGAATAGAACCTGCCGGAACGTCCACCCGCGCCACCGGAATCGCGGCCGTGCAGCCGCCGAGCAGCTTCAGGCGTGCGGTGCTTCGGCGCATGGAATGGGTGAACGGATGCGCCGCCGGCCACTTCGCCCTTGCGCAGCACGCGCACGGCGCGCCGGCGGCCCTCGCGATCGGGCTCCACCTCGAAGGTCAAAGGCTCTCCCGACGAGGGGACGATGTCGCGCCGCTGAAAGGCTGAGATGTGCACGAACAACTCGGCACCGCTGTCGTCGGCCACGACGAAGCCGAAGCCACGCTCGGCATTCCA
The DNA window shown above is from Acidovorax sp. NCPPB 4044 and carries:
- a CDS encoding cold shock domain-containing protein, giving the protein MEHRFGGRLKHWNAERGFGFVVADDSGAELFVHISAFQRRDIVPSSGEPLTFEVEPDREGRRRAVRVLRKGEVAGGASVHPFHAPKHRTPEAARRLHGRDSGGAGGRSGRFYSAVVVLGVVGLIGWMGYSPYMQRAAMHGASLSAPAPAPAAGAFREPVPEGFRCDGRKQCSQMTSCREAKLFLQNCPGTQMDGNGDGVPCEQQWCVGLK